A stretch of the Tardiphaga sp. 709 genome encodes the following:
- a CDS encoding OmpA family protein, whose amino-acid sequence MSNTSARPGFKALRTIAMISVALSLTAGIAAAAEEVTSDQILRALAPKKPLTRGLSMTPPAEPAVNAAEGKFVDSLRNRSTRSLSIGEREQIAAVAQTKPAIDLEITFDYNSANISKKSLSSVQALGKALSSEDLKGATFVVAGHTDAVGGEEYNQDLSERRADAIKRYLTDKYGIAGADLVTVGYGKGKPKAGVAPTDPSNRRVQVVNMANKTTASQ is encoded by the coding sequence ATGTCAAACACATCCGCACGCCCTGGCTTCAAGGCACTTCGCACGATCGCCATGATCAGCGTCGCCCTGTCGCTGACCGCAGGCATCGCCGCAGCGGCTGAGGAAGTGACCTCCGACCAGATCCTGCGCGCATTGGCGCCGAAGAAGCCGCTGACCCGCGGCCTGTCGATGACGCCGCCGGCCGAGCCGGCCGTCAATGCCGCCGAAGGCAAGTTCGTCGATTCCCTTCGCAATCGCAGCACGCGGTCGCTATCGATCGGCGAGCGCGAGCAGATCGCCGCCGTCGCCCAGACCAAGCCGGCGATCGATCTGGAAATTACCTTCGACTACAATTCGGCGAATATCAGCAAGAAGTCGCTGTCCTCGGTGCAGGCCCTCGGCAAGGCGCTGAGCAGCGAAGACCTCAAGGGCGCAACCTTCGTGGTCGCCGGCCATACCGACGCCGTCGGCGGCGAAGAATACAACCAGGATCTCTCCGAGCGCCGCGCTGATGCCATCAAGCGCTATCTGACGGACAAATACGGCATCGCCGGCGCCGACCTCGTCACCGTTGGGTATGGCAAGGGCAAGCCGAAGGCCGGCGTAGCGCCGACCGACCCGTCGAACCGCCGCGTCCAGGTGGTGAATATGGCGAACAAGACCACCGCGTCCCAATAG
- a CDS encoding FAD-dependent oxidoreductase: MAQHVRQFAYRRHADQARPAVDAARHPVVIVGAGPVGLSLAIDLAQRGQRVVLLDDADRIGDGSRAICFSKRSLEYWDRLGAADRMIDKGVVWKVGKIFLGPDMLYQFDLLPETGHKMPAFINLQQYYAESFLVDRVHQLPEIDLRWRNKVIALAQHNDHAELTVETPDGPYTLRADYVVACDGARSGLRGMVGADFSGEVFEDQFLIADVKMTAEFPTERWFWFDPPFHSGQSALLHRQPDDVWRIDLQLGPDADPVAERQPEKVRPRIARMLGHDDFDFEWISVYKFQCRRMQRFLHERVIFAGDAAHQVSPFGARGANSGLEDAENIAWKLALVLAGDAPASLLASYDAERGPAADENIRASTHATDFIAPHSKQEQRMRQAVLSLAREADFAKRMINGGRLSVPSVYQTPLSTADSDDWSGGPRPGAHMPDAPLVSDDGAHVFLSECFAGVGRGFTVLQSDGQAIELPDGVARLVVGDDAALRDEAGLFKARYGADPGNAYLLRPDGYIAARFRYPTSQAIKAAVARASGRAS, from the coding sequence ATGGCGCAACACGTCCGTCAGTTTGCTTATCGCCGTCATGCCGATCAGGCACGCCCTGCTGTTGATGCAGCGCGTCATCCCGTGGTGATTGTGGGCGCTGGCCCTGTCGGCCTGTCGCTGGCCATCGATCTGGCGCAGCGCGGCCAGCGCGTGGTGCTGCTCGACGACGCCGATCGGATCGGCGACGGCTCGCGCGCCATCTGTTTCTCCAAACGCTCGCTCGAATATTGGGACCGTCTCGGTGCCGCCGATCGCATGATCGACAAGGGCGTGGTGTGGAAGGTCGGCAAGATCTTTCTCGGACCGGACATGCTCTACCAGTTCGATCTGCTGCCCGAGACCGGCCACAAGATGCCGGCCTTCATCAACCTGCAGCAATATTACGCTGAATCCTTCCTGGTCGATCGCGTGCATCAACTGCCGGAGATCGATCTGCGCTGGCGCAACAAGGTCATCGCGCTGGCGCAGCATAATGATCACGCCGAACTCACCGTCGAGACGCCCGACGGGCCTTACACGCTGCGCGCCGACTATGTCGTCGCCTGCGATGGCGCACGCTCCGGTCTGCGTGGCATGGTCGGCGCGGATTTTTCCGGCGAGGTGTTCGAGGATCAGTTCCTGATCGCCGACGTCAAGATGACCGCGGAATTCCCGACCGAGCGCTGGTTCTGGTTCGATCCGCCGTTCCATTCCGGCCAGTCCGCACTGCTGCATCGTCAGCCCGACGATGTCTGGCGCATCGATCTGCAGCTCGGTCCCGATGCCGACCCTGTCGCGGAGCGGCAGCCGGAGAAGGTGCGTCCGCGCATCGCACGCATGCTCGGCCACGACGATTTCGATTTCGAGTGGATCTCGGTCTACAAGTTCCAGTGCCGCCGCATGCAGCGCTTCCTGCATGAGCGCGTGATCTTTGCCGGCGATGCGGCGCATCAGGTGTCGCCGTTCGGCGCGCGGGGTGCCAATTCCGGCCTCGAAGACGCCGAGAATATCGCCTGGAAGCTCGCACTGGTGCTGGCTGGCGATGCGCCGGCGTCACTGCTGGCGAGCTATGATGCCGAACGGGGCCCGGCCGCAGACGAGAACATCCGCGCCTCGACCCATGCGACCGATTTCATCGCGCCGCATTCGAAGCAGGAGCAGCGCATGCGGCAGGCGGTGCTGTCCCTCGCCAGGGAAGCCGATTTCGCCAAGCGCATGATCAATGGCGGCCGGCTGTCCGTGCCGTCGGTCTATCAGACGCCGCTCTCGACCGCCGATAGCGACGACTGGTCCGGCGGTCCGCGGCCGGGCGCGCATATGCCGGACGCGCCGCTCGTCAGCGATGACGGCGCACATGTGTTTCTCTCGGAATGTTTCGCCGGAGTCGGCCGCGGCTTCACTGTGCTGCAGTCGGATGGTCAGGCGATTGAACTGCCCGACGGCGTGGCGCGTCTGGTCGTCGGCGATGATGCGGCGCTGCGCGACGAGGCCGGGCTGTTCAAGGCGCGCTACGGTGCCGATCCCGGAAACGCCTATCTGCTGCGCCCCGATGGCTATATCGCGGCGCGCTTCCGGTATCCGACCTCGCAGGCGATCAAGGCCGCGGTCGCGCGTGCCTCCGGGAGAGCGTCATGA
- a CDS encoding N-acyl homoserine lactonase family protein: protein MSVTYEIYAIRYATMTPRTPQMNYLAPDPHETAAADLDYFVWLIRGGGRDILVDTGFNEAAAKERSRKLTINPIDALADFGVRAADIRDVIVTHLHYDHAGNLDRLPNARFHLQDREMSYATGRCMCNGLLRHPFSAEDVTLMVRHVFNERVTFHNGDGEVAPGVTLHRVGGHSDGLQIVRVQTARGPVVLASDASHYYGNMQRRSPFPIVYNIGDMCDGWTTCERLAGHPDRIIPGHDPLVRELYPRVEGSKADAYALHVAPSRSFVRA, encoded by the coding sequence ATGAGCGTGACTTACGAAATCTATGCGATCCGCTATGCCACGATGACGCCGCGGACGCCGCAGATGAATTATCTCGCACCCGATCCCCATGAGACAGCAGCGGCCGATCTCGATTATTTCGTCTGGCTGATCCGCGGCGGTGGCCGCGACATCCTTGTCGATACAGGCTTCAACGAAGCCGCCGCGAAGGAGCGCAGCCGCAAGCTCACGATCAATCCTATCGATGCGCTGGCCGATTTCGGCGTTCGCGCGGCGGACATCCGCGACGTTATTGTCACGCATCTGCATTACGACCATGCCGGCAATCTCGATCGTCTCCCCAATGCCAGGTTCCATCTGCAGGACCGCGAGATGAGCTACGCGACGGGCCGCTGCATGTGCAATGGGCTGCTGCGGCATCCGTTCTCGGCGGAGGACGTCACCTTGATGGTGCGACACGTGTTCAATGAGCGCGTCACGTTCCATAATGGCGATGGCGAGGTTGCTCCGGGCGTCACGCTGCACCGCGTTGGTGGCCATTCCGACGGTCTGCAGATCGTGCGCGTGCAAACCGCGCGCGGCCCGGTGGTGTTGGCGTCAGACGCCTCGCATTATTACGGCAACATGCAGCGCCGCAGCCCGTTTCCGATTGTCTACAATATCGGCGACATGTGCGACGGCTGGACGACCTGCGAGCGCCTCGCCGGCCATCCCGATCGGATCATTCCGGGGCACGATCCGCTGGTGCGCGAGCTCTACCCGCGCGTCGAGGGCAGCAAGGCCGATGCCTATGCGCTGCATGTGGCGCCCTCGCGTTCCTTTGTGCGCGCGTAG
- a CDS encoding caspase family protein translates to MKMRIALIALLTFAATPIWQASAAEDRTHRIALVIGNAKYPDAETPLKEPLNDARDVAAELKRDGFEVDTGENLGGDGMRRALDKFYGKVKPGSVALVFFSGFGIQSARQSYMIPVDAQIWTEPDVRRDGFSLETVLNEINGRGAGVKIALLDASRRNPFERRFRSFSAGLAPVIAPSGTLVMYSAALSSVVSDGGGDHGLFVSELLKEIRIPDLTAEQTLNRTRVNVTRASRSEQVPWISSSLAEDFSFIAGTRPASAAVAEAKPADPAPAATPRPPAVAKPEVVAAPVAPAPAAPTPVTPTPAAPAAAPAPAAAPTPAPAVVAEVPRDENKILLALAEDPTVKSLNVKLTDNPEDAGALYRRGQVYASKGAYSAAIKDFDATIKLNPKDVEAYNNRCWARTVTGDLAAALKDCNEALRLRPNFVDALDSRGLVNLKNGQSKNAIADFDAALKINPQLTSSLYGRGLAKHRLGQTAEGDLDITNAKAMDPDIVKEFAGYGVR, encoded by the coding sequence ATGAAAATGCGCATTGCTCTGATCGCTCTCCTGACGTTTGCTGCCACGCCCATCTGGCAGGCCTCCGCCGCGGAAGATCGGACCCACCGGATCGCACTGGTGATCGGCAATGCGAAATATCCGGACGCCGAGACACCGCTCAAGGAGCCCCTCAACGACGCCCGCGACGTCGCCGCCGAATTGAAGCGTGACGGATTTGAGGTCGATACCGGGGAAAATCTCGGCGGCGATGGCATGCGCCGGGCGCTCGACAAATTCTACGGCAAGGTGAAGCCCGGCTCGGTAGCCCTGGTGTTCTTCAGCGGCTTCGGCATCCAGTCCGCGCGGCAGAGTTACATGATCCCGGTCGACGCCCAGATCTGGACCGAGCCCGACGTGCGCCGCGACGGCTTCAGCCTCGAGACCGTGCTCAATGAGATCAACGGCCGCGGCGCCGGCGTCAAGATTGCGCTTTTGGACGCATCCCGTCGCAATCCGTTCGAACGCCGGTTCCGCAGCTTCTCCGCCGGGCTCGCTCCGGTGATCGCACCGAGCGGCACGCTGGTGATGTATTCGGCGGCTCTGAGCTCGGTCGTCAGCGATGGCGGCGGCGATCACGGGCTGTTTGTCAGCGAATTGCTGAAGGAAATCCGGATTCCCGATCTCACCGCCGAGCAGACGCTGAACCGGACCCGCGTCAACGTCACCCGCGCGTCGCGCAGCGAGCAGGTGCCGTGGATTTCCTCGTCGCTGGCAGAAGACTTCTCTTTCATAGCCGGAACGCGCCCGGCGTCAGCCGCTGTGGCGGAAGCCAAACCGGCCGACCCGGCGCCGGCTGCGACACCGCGCCCCCCTGCTGTGGCCAAGCCGGAAGTCGTCGCCGCACCTGTCGCCCCAGCGCCTGCTGCACCCACGCCTGTTACGCCCACGCCGGCGGCTCCAGCAGCAGCGCCTGCGCCGGCCGCGGCGCCAACTCCTGCCCCCGCCGTCGTTGCCGAAGTGCCCCGTGACGAAAACAAGATCCTGCTGGCGCTGGCGGAGGATCCGACCGTCAAATCGCTGAACGTCAAGCTGACCGACAATCCGGAAGACGCCGGCGCGCTGTATCGCCGTGGCCAGGTCTATGCCAGCAAGGGCGCCTATTCCGCTGCGATCAAGGATTTCGACGCCACAATCAAACTGAATCCCAAGGATGTCGAGGCCTACAACAACCGTTGCTGGGCGCGCACCGTGACCGGTGACCTCGCCGCCGCGCTCAAGGACTGCAACGAGGCCCTGCGCCTGCGCCCGAATTTCGTCGATGCGCTGGACAGCCGCGGCCTGGTCAATCTCAAGAACGGCCAGAGCAAGAATGCGATTGCGGATTTCGACGCTGCGCTGAAGATCAATCCGCAGCTGACTTCATCGCTCTACGGCCGCGGCCTGGCCAAACATCGCCTTGGCCAGACGGCGGAAGGCGATCTCGACATCACCAATGCCAAGGCCATGGACCCGGACATCGTCAAGGAATTTGCCGGCTACGGCGTGCGATAG
- a CDS encoding MBL fold metallo-hydrolase, whose amino-acid sequence MTKGFASTTDMTEKKVTFSEIGTDLYAFTAEGDPNSAVIVGDDGCIVFDAQATPAMANKVIERVRTVTDKPIKYVVLSHYHAVRVLGASAYKAQGVVASQETYRLVEERGQQDWDSEFGRFPRLFQDAESIPGLTWPTLTFEGEMSIFLGKREVRLMQLGAGHTSGDIVAWVPDAEVMFSGDLIEYHSACYCGDALLREWPSTLNEIRAFNPKAIAPGRGDALKGLETTREAIAMTRDFVMSLYGAAEMSVAKGRSLKETMAATRDVMDKKFSSFAIYEHCLPFNVSRAFDEASGIDDPVIWTDKRDREMWAALQGG is encoded by the coding sequence ATGACCAAGGGTTTCGCATCCACGACCGACATGACCGAGAAGAAGGTCACTTTCTCGGAGATCGGCACCGATCTCTATGCCTTCACGGCTGAAGGCGATCCGAACTCGGCTGTCATCGTCGGCGATGACGGTTGCATCGTGTTCGACGCGCAGGCGACGCCGGCGATGGCCAACAAGGTGATCGAGCGCGTGCGGACGGTCACCGACAAGCCGATCAAATATGTCGTGTTGTCGCATTACCACGCGGTGCGCGTGCTCGGTGCGTCTGCCTATAAGGCGCAGGGTGTCGTCGCGTCCCAGGAGACCTATCGGCTGGTGGAAGAACGCGGCCAGCAGGATTGGGATTCCGAATTCGGCCGCTTTCCGCGCCTGTTCCAGGATGCCGAGAGCATCCCCGGCCTGACCTGGCCGACGCTGACCTTCGAGGGCGAGATGTCGATCTTCCTCGGCAAGCGCGAGGTGCGTCTCATGCAGCTCGGTGCCGGTCATACGTCCGGCGATATCGTTGCCTGGGTGCCGGATGCCGAGGTGATGTTCTCCGGCGATCTGATCGAATATCACTCGGCCTGCTATTGCGGCGATGCGCTGCTGCGCGAATGGCCGTCGACGCTCAACGAGATCCGGGCCTTCAACCCGAAAGCGATTGCGCCCGGTCGCGGCGATGCGCTGAAGGGGCTGGAGACGACCCGCGAGGCGATCGCGATGACGCGTGACTTCGTGATGTCGCTCTACGGTGCGGCCGAGATGTCGGTCGCCAAGGGGCGCAGCCTGAAGGAGACCATGGCGGCAACCCGCGACGTCATGGACAAGAAGTTTTCGAGCTTTGCGATCTACGAGCACTGCCTCCCGTTCAATGTATCCCGCGCCTTCGATGAAGCCTCGGGGATCGACGACCCCGTGATCTGGACCGACAAGCGCGACCGCGAAATGTGGGCCGCGCTCCAAGGAGGATGA
- a CDS encoding DUF2783 domain-containing protein, translated as MTVLSTASNFASPDDAYRAIVEAHRGLTDDQSAALDTALVLILANHIGDAAVLGDAIALAKRRLPAVRNEK; from the coding sequence ATGACGGTGTTGTCGACAGCGTCCAATTTCGCCAGTCCCGACGACGCCTATCGTGCCATCGTCGAGGCGCATCGCGGACTGACCGACGATCAAAGCGCGGCGCTCGATACGGCGCTGGTGCTGATCCTCGCCAATCATATCGGCGATGCCGCTGTGCTCGGCGACGCGATTGCGCTGGCGAAGCGAAGGTTGCCGGCGGTGAGGAACGAGAAATGA
- a CDS encoding efflux RND transporter periplasmic adaptor subunit: MVATTSIGFAAEPAPAGSASPNGAMVIVAKATNACFSDLVRVTGFVVPRREAVVGVETEGSKVSEVLVREGDTVTENQELARLIPPPTAGNARPNPVTLRAPAAGLITSVNTIVGAPASPQAGPMFRIAINNELELDAEVPSIHILKLNPGVTARISRDDQPDIFGKVRLVSPQIDRVTQLGHVRLSLASNPSLKVGVFARASIDAKRSCGVAIPRSAIEHFMVQLVKGNTIETRRVKVGLVSDTSTEILEGVEVGDIVVADAGTSLHDGDKVQTMFVDDLDRSRVR; encoded by the coding sequence ATGGTCGCAACCACCTCTATCGGCTTCGCCGCTGAACCCGCACCCGCCGGCTCCGCCTCGCCGAATGGCGCCATGGTGATCGTTGCCAAGGCCACCAATGCCTGCTTCTCCGATCTCGTGCGGGTGACCGGCTTCGTGGTTCCGCGCCGCGAGGCCGTTGTCGGCGTCGAGACCGAAGGTTCAAAGGTCTCCGAAGTGCTGGTTCGCGAAGGCGACACCGTCACCGAGAACCAGGAACTGGCCCGGCTGATACCGCCGCCGACAGCAGGCAATGCACGCCCGAATCCGGTGACGCTGCGCGCCCCGGCGGCAGGCCTGATTACCTCCGTGAACACCATCGTCGGCGCGCCCGCCTCGCCGCAGGCCGGGCCGATGTTCAGGATCGCCATCAACAACGAGCTCGAGCTCGATGCGGAAGTGCCGAGCATCCACATCCTCAAGCTCAACCCCGGCGTCACGGCGCGGATCAGCCGCGACGATCAGCCCGATATTTTCGGCAAGGTGCGGCTGGTGTCGCCGCAGATCGACCGCGTGACGCAGCTGGGCCATGTCCGGCTATCGCTGGCCAGCAACCCGTCGCTCAAGGTCGGTGTCTTCGCCCGCGCCAGCATCGACGCCAAGCGCAGCTGCGGCGTCGCGATCCCGCGCTCGGCGATCGAACACTTCATGGTGCAGCTCGTGAAGGGCAACACCATTGAAACCCGCCGTGTGAAGGTGGGGCTGGTGTCTGACACGTCGACAGAAATTCTCGAAGGCGTCGAGGTGGGCGACATCGTCGTTGCCGATGCCGGCACATCACTTCATGACGGCGACAAGGTCCAGACCATGTTCGTCGATGACCTCGATCGATCGCGGGTGCGTTAA
- a CDS encoding MarR family winged helix-turn-helix transcriptional regulator: MAKFDLFQFVPFRLNRLAAEVSAALSDEYQVRYGLDIPEWRVIATLGFRDDACSAQFISQCTRTHKSTISRAVTALLERELIERVENEDDRRAFELRLSAKGIALYEELIPRLLHKERDILSCLTAQERKDFAAALGKIERSLDLVQTRHGQKAGAY, translated from the coding sequence GTGGCAAAATTCGACCTGTTTCAGTTCGTTCCATTCCGGCTCAACCGACTGGCCGCGGAGGTCAGCGCCGCATTGTCCGACGAATATCAGGTACGCTATGGGCTCGACATTCCGGAATGGCGCGTCATCGCCACGCTGGGCTTTCGCGACGATGCCTGCAGCGCACAGTTCATTTCGCAATGCACACGCACGCATAAATCCACCATCAGCCGCGCGGTCACCGCCCTGCTGGAACGCGAACTCATCGAGCGCGTCGAGAACGAAGATGATCGCCGCGCCTTCGAACTGCGTCTCTCCGCGAAAGGCATCGCGCTCTATGAAGAGCTGATCCCGCGCCTGCTGCACAAGGAACGCGACATCCTGTCATGTCTGACGGCGCAGGAGCGCAAGGATTTCGCCGCCGCACTCGGCAAGATCGAGCGTAGCCTCGACCTCGTGCAGACACGGCACGGTCAAAAAGCCGGCGCCTATTGA
- a CDS encoding efflux RND transporter permease subunit, whose product MAMNISAWSIRHPLPSIVFSIILLVLGWISFTKLAITRLPSADIPVISVAVSQFGAAPAELEAQVTKTIEDGVSGVEGVRHISSSITDGLSVTTVQFALETNTDRALNDVKDAVTRVRANLPQNVNEPLIQRVDVIGLPIVTYAAISPGKTPEQLSWFVDDVVKRALQGVRNVAQVERIGGVEREILVSLDPDRLQAAGLTAVDVSRRLRGTNVDLAGGRAEIGKNDQAIRTLAGAKTLNELAGTMISLPSGGEVRLEDLGTVTDTIADRRTFARFNGEPVVALGIKRSKGASDVVVAAAVQKRIDALKASYPDVDLKLIDTSVDFTKGNYEAAISTLFEGAALAVIVVFFFLRDLRATVIAAISLPLSIFPAFWAMDLLGFSLNLVSFLAITLSTGILVDDAIVEIENIVRHMRMGKSPYRAALEAADEIGLAVIAISLTIIAIFAPASFMSGIAGQFFKQFGITVSVQVFFSLLAARFVTPVLAAYFLKDHKHDDPPPGRLLQAYNKLVTLSVKRYYVTVLFGLAVFALSIWSIQLLPQGFLPAQDTARSLMAMELPPGSQLAYTEKVTEDIVARLRKRPEVKSVFVDGGHVPPGTYEVRRAALIINYTPKSERDSAHTQRLLELDISKELESVPDIRYWFLDENGLRAISLVVTGTDSNIVANVASELATQMKRIPLISNVISETSLDRPELRVQPRADLAARLGVSTESLSETIRVATIGDVGPALAKFDAGDRLVPIRVQLEDTARADFQILEQLRVPLGGGRGGVPLSVVADIKLDQGPTSINRYDRERQATVAADLVGTAALGDALKKIYELPVMKSLPKNVSVKQSGDAESLNELADGFATAISAGLMMVYAVLVLLFGTFLQPITILFSLPLSIGGAILALLLTGKQLTTPVWIGILMLMGIVTKNAIMLVEFAVEAIREGKPREVAIIDAGMKRARPIVMTTVAMVAGMMPSALAFGAGGEFRSPMALAIIGGLIFSTALSLLFVPAMFMMMDDVGQLAWRFGRKLLASSGEEDPQNGQPPAAPHK is encoded by the coding sequence ATGGCAATGAATATCTCGGCATGGTCGATCCGCCATCCGCTTCCGTCCATCGTCTTCTCGATCATTCTTCTGGTGCTCGGTTGGATCAGCTTCACCAAGCTGGCGATCACGCGGCTACCGAGCGCGGACATTCCGGTGATCTCGGTCGCCGTCTCGCAATTCGGCGCAGCGCCCGCGGAACTTGAAGCGCAGGTCACCAAGACCATCGAAGACGGCGTCTCCGGCGTCGAAGGCGTGCGACACATCTCATCGTCGATCACTGACGGCCTGTCAGTCACGACCGTGCAATTCGCGCTGGAAACCAACACTGATCGCGCGCTCAACGACGTCAAGGACGCCGTAACGCGCGTGCGCGCCAATCTCCCCCAGAATGTCAACGAACCGCTGATCCAGCGCGTCGACGTGATCGGCCTGCCAATCGTCACCTATGCTGCGATCTCACCGGGCAAGACGCCGGAGCAGCTGTCGTGGTTCGTCGACGACGTGGTGAAGCGCGCATTGCAGGGCGTGCGCAACGTCGCCCAGGTCGAGCGCATCGGCGGCGTCGAGCGCGAAATCCTTGTCTCGCTCGATCCCGACCGTTTACAGGCCGCAGGCCTTACCGCAGTCGATGTGTCCAGGCGTCTGCGCGGCACCAATGTGGACCTCGCCGGCGGACGCGCCGAAATCGGCAAGAACGATCAGGCGATCCGGACACTGGCCGGCGCCAAGACGCTGAACGAACTCGCCGGCACCATGATCAGCCTGCCGTCCGGCGGCGAGGTGCGGCTCGAAGATCTCGGCACGGTCACCGATACCATCGCCGATCGCCGCACCTTTGCGCGTTTCAACGGCGAGCCCGTGGTGGCGCTGGGTATCAAACGATCCAAGGGCGCCAGCGACGTGGTGGTCGCCGCGGCCGTCCAGAAGCGCATCGACGCGCTGAAGGCGTCCTATCCCGACGTCGATCTGAAACTGATCGACACCTCGGTCGACTTCACCAAGGGCAATTACGAAGCCGCGATCTCGACGCTGTTCGAAGGCGCGGCGCTCGCCGTCATCGTGGTATTCTTCTTCCTGCGCGATCTGCGCGCCACGGTCATCGCCGCGATTTCGCTGCCGCTGTCGATCTTCCCGGCCTTCTGGGCGATGGACCTGCTCGGCTTCTCGCTCAATCTCGTGAGCTTCCTCGCCATCACGCTATCGACGGGCATTCTCGTCGATGACGCCATTGTCGAGATCGAAAACATCGTGCGGCATATGCGGATGGGCAAATCGCCCTATCGCGCCGCGCTGGAAGCGGCGGACGAAATCGGCCTCGCCGTGATCGCCATCAGCCTCACGATTATCGCGATCTTTGCCCCGGCCAGCTTCATGTCGGGCATCGCCGGACAATTCTTCAAGCAGTTCGGCATCACTGTCTCGGTGCAGGTGTTCTTCTCACTATTGGCAGCGCGCTTCGTCACGCCTGTGCTGGCGGCCTACTTCCTCAAGGATCACAAGCACGACGATCCACCGCCGGGGCGCCTGCTGCAAGCCTACAACAAGCTCGTGACCCTGTCGGTGAAACGCTACTACGTGACGGTTCTGTTCGGTCTCGCCGTCTTCGCACTGTCGATCTGGAGCATCCAGCTGCTGCCGCAGGGCTTCCTGCCGGCGCAAGACACCGCGCGCTCGCTGATGGCGATGGAATTGCCGCCGGGATCGCAGCTTGCTTACACCGAAAAGGTCACAGAAGATATCGTCGCACGGCTCCGCAAGCGACCTGAAGTGAAGAGCGTGTTCGTCGATGGTGGTCACGTTCCACCCGGCACCTATGAAGTGCGGCGCGCAGCTCTCATCATCAACTACACCCCGAAGAGCGAACGCGACAGCGCACATACACAGCGCCTGCTTGAACTCGATATCAGCAAGGAACTCGAAAGCGTTCCGGATATTCGCTACTGGTTCCTCGACGAGAACGGGCTGCGCGCCATCTCGCTGGTGGTGACCGGCACCGACAGCAATATCGTCGCCAATGTCGCCAGCGAACTGGCGACGCAGATGAAGCGCATTCCACTGATCTCCAACGTGATCTCGGAAACCTCGCTGGATCGTCCCGAGCTGCGCGTGCAGCCGCGTGCCGATCTGGCGGCACGACTCGGCGTCTCCACCGAGAGCCTGTCGGAAACCATCCGCGTCGCCACCATCGGCGACGTCGGCCCGGCTCTGGCGAAATTCGATGCCGGCGATCGCCTGGTGCCGATCCGCGTGCAGCTCGAAGACACGGCACGCGCCGACTTCCAGATCCTCGAACAATTGCGGGTACCGCTTGGCGGCGGGCGCGGCGGCGTGCCGCTATCCGTCGTTGCCGACATCAAGCTCGACCAGGGACCGACCAGCATCAACCGCTACGACAGGGAACGTCAGGCCACCGTGGCCGCGGATCTCGTGGGCACCGCCGCACTCGGCGATGCCCTGAAGAAGATCTACGAACTGCCGGTCATGAAGAGCCTGCCGAAGAATGTGAGCGTCAAGCAGTCCGGCGACGCCGAAAGCCTGAACGAACTCGCGGATGGCTTCGCCACCGCGATCTCGGCAGGCCTGATGATGGTTTATGCGGTGCTGGTGCTGCTGTTCGGTACTTTCCTGCAGCCGATCACCATCCTGTTCTCTCTGCCCCTATCCATCGGCGGCGCGATCCTGGCGCTGCTGTTGACTGGAAAGCAACTCACGACGCCGGTCTGGATCGGCATCCTGATGCTGATGGGCATCGTCACCAAGAACGCCATCATGCTGGTGGAATTTGCCGTGGAAGCCATTCGCGAAGGTAAGCCGCGAGAAGTCGCGATCATCGATGCCGGCATGAAGCGCGCGCGGCCGATCGTGATGACCACCGTTGCCATGGTCGCTGGCATGATGCCGTCTGCACTGGCCTTCGGCGCCGGCGGCGAGTTCCGCTCGCCGATGGCGCTTGCTATCATTGGCGGGCTGATCTTCTCGACGGCGCTGTCGCTGCTGTTCGTGCCGGCGATGTTCATGATGATGGACGACGTCGGACAATTGGCATGGCGCTTCGGGCGCAAGCTGCTGGCGTCGAGCGGCGAGGAAGACCCGCAAAACGGTCAGCCACCCGCCGCCCCGCACAAATAG